In Spiroplasma floricola 23-6, the DNA window ATTCCAGTAATTGGACTTGTAAAAAATGATAAACACAAAACAGAGTATATTTTAAACTTTGATGAACAAGAACTATATCTGGAAAAAACATTTGAAGTTTTTAAGTTTTTAGAGTTAATTCAAAATAGAGTTCATAACTATGCAATATCTAGTTTCAGAAAAAAACATACAAAATCTTTCTCAAAAGATGATTTATCACAAATAAAAGGAGTAGGAGAAAAAATGATTCAAAAAATAAATCAACTTTATCCTTCAAGAATGGACTTTTATAATTTAAATTATGATGATATGAAAAAAATAGTTAAACAAGATCATATAGTATTTGCTATTCAAGAAATAAAAAGGAAAATAGAAAGTAAAAAATAACAATATATTGCTTATTTTTAGAATAAAAAAATGTATAATATTTTAGTTAAATAAAAGGGGATTAATATGACAGATAAAGATATTATTTTAACTGCAGAAGGTCTACAGGAATTAAAAGATGAATTAGCACATTTAATTAATAATGTTCGTCCACAAGTTATTGAAGAATTGGTGGAAGCGCGTGCTCAAGGAGATTTATCAGAAAATGCAGATTATGATGCAGCAAGAAATAGACAAGCAGAAGTAGAAGCAAGAATTAAAGAAGTAGAAGCTATGCTTTCTAAAGCAAAACTTATTGAAGACACTAACTCAAAAAATAAAGAAGTTAAAATTGGAAGTCAAGTAATTTTTGCAAATCAAAAAACTAAAAATGAAATGAAAGTAAAAATTGTTGGAGCTATTGAAGCAGATCCATTTGAAAATAAAATTTCAAACGAGTCACCATTAGCAAAAGCTATGATGGGTAAAGTTGTTGGAGATTCAGTTGAAGTTAGAGAACTTAAAGAACCTTACAAAATAACAATTAAAGAAATTAAATAATTTGACCTAATAAAGATATTAGGTTTTTTTATATAAGGAGAAAACTATGATAAAAGTTCAAAGTACATTTAAAAATAACTTACCAACAATTTATCTAGTTGGAACTCCAATTGGTAATTTAGATGATATTTCAAAAAGAGTTATAGATACTTTTCAAAAAGCAGATGTTATTTATTGTGAAGATACTAGAGTAAGTTTTAAATTATTTGAAAAACTAAAAATAAATAAAAAACTTAAATCCCTACATAAATTCAATGAACATTCAATTAGTGAGAGTTTTATTGAAGATATTAATAAATACAAAAATATAATTATTATAAGTGATGCTGGTATTCCTTGTATAAGTGATCCAGGAGCAATAGTTGTAAGTAAAGTTTTGCAAAGTGATATTCAAGTCAATATTACTTCAGTTAATTGTGGACCTGCATATATTCACGCAATTGCTTCAAGTGGTTTTATTTCTAGAAAAAACTTATTTTTAGGATTTTTAGATAAAAAAAACATTGAAAAAGAGTTTGACGAAATTCTTAACAAACATAAAAATAATGAAGTTATTATAAGTTTTTATGAATCTGTTCACAGAATTCAATCAACTATAAATCAATTATCTTTAATGTTAAATAAAAATACAAAAGTAGTAATTGCAAGAGAATTAACTAAAATAAATGAAGAGTTTCTAAGAGGTTCAATATCTGAAATTTGTGATTATATAAATGATAATCAATTAACTCTTAAAGGAGAATTTTGTATAGTTATTGATTCAAACTATGATTTAAATCAGGAATCAAAAATTGATATGGAAAAAATACTAATAGAAGTAGAGAATTTAATAAAAGAAAATGTAAGTAAAAAAGATGCAATAAAAACTATTTCAAAAAAATATAATATTAAAAAAAATGAATTAACTAAATTTTTTTATAAATAATAAAATTTTTAGATATTTATAACGATATAAATATCAGGAGGTTTTTATATGGAAAAATTAACTATAGAACAGTCAAAAAAAGTAGTAGGAGGAAAAGCAGTAAGTGGTGCTTTTTTAAGTGGTATAGGTTCAATCATGAAAGGTGCTTCAGAATTATTTACAAACTTTATTGGAGCAATTTCAACAACTGTATTTGGAGCTTTAACTATAAATAGAAATGATAAAGTTGAATTAAAAATAGGTAATTCTACTTTTAAAGTTGACAATACTGTTTCAAATAAAGCAAATGCGGAAAATAAAGTTTCACAAATGCCAAATGTTGTTAGTTTATTTTAAGGTTCTTAAGAACCTTTTTTAAAATAAATAAAAACTGTAAATCAATAGTTTTTCCTTTATAAAATAATTTTTATTGCTTTTTTTGTATTATTTAATTTTTATTATATAATTTAATAATATAAGGGGAAAAATAATTATGAAAAAACTATTATCATTTTTATCATCAATTGCATTTACAGCTTCTGCTTCATCAGCAGTTGCTAGTTGTAGCAATTTAGGAGATGGTTCTTCTAAAAATATTGATGAAATTATAAAAAACAAAGATTTGGGTAGGGTAAATAATGTTAATGAAAACATTTTAAAAAATGCTCTTAAAGAAAAAAACACAAAAATTGATGTAGACAAGTTGTCATTAACAAATGTTGATTTATTTGAAGGAACAGCTACTTTTGTACCAAAAAATAGAGCAGTTAATTATAATGGACAAGCAATTGTTAATTTTGATTTTGGAAATGTAAGAAAAGATTCTCAATATTTGTGAGAAGTTGTTAACAATACTTGATTAGGAACAATTACTAGTAACAATTCAAATGAAATATTAGAAGAATTAGTTGGATTAAATCCGCTTTTAGATAAAAAAGAACTTGAAGTTAAAGATATTAACACTTGAGGTGCAACAATAGCGGCAAAAAGTTCTTCATCAATGTATAAAGGACAAATAACAGTATCTTATAATGTTATTAATGAAACTGGAGACTCATCTGCAAAATCACTTTATTCAGTAATTACAAATAGTTGATTAGGAGAAATTAATAAAGGTGAAGATGATAGAAAAACTGAAGAAAATATTATTAATGCAGTATTAACTAAAAATAATAATTTAGATAAAAATGAATTAAAAGTTAAAGAATTAAATCAATGAGGTGCAACAATAGGTGCAGTTGAGAATTCAAAAAAATATAAAGATGAATCATATGTAAGTTTCACTTTAAAAGGTGATACTCAAGGAGAATCAAATGAAAATTCTAAATCACTTTATAGTGAAGTCAAAACTACTTGATTGGGAAATATAGAAAATACAAATGAAACTAGCATTTTAAATGCATTAAAGGCAAAAAATCCAAATTTAGATATTGAAAGTTTAACTTTAAAAGAAACAAATCAATATAATTCTATTTTAATTCCAAAATCGGGAACAACAAAATATAAAGATCAAGTATGACTTTCATATAGTGTTTCAGGAGTTGTCATTCCTAGTGAAAAAAAAGAATTAAATCAAGTAATTACTACAAAAGATTATGATAAGAATTTGGCAATTAATTTAAACAAGGAACAAGAACCTACTAGTCAACAAGTTAAGGATTTAATTTATAGATCAAATCCTCAATTAGATATAAATCAAATTGATATTAATAGCATTAGTCAAAAATCAACACAAAAAAATGAAGAAGGTAAAGAATATAGTCAATATTCAGCAAATGTTAAAGCTTTAGAAAATTCTTATAATTATAATGGGTCAGTAGAAATAACTTTTTACACTTCATATAAAAATCAACAACAAAAGGAACTAAGTACAATTATTAAAGAAACAAACTTAGGAGAAATTAGTGAAAACTCAGATTTAGTAATTTTAAATACATTAGTAGAAAAAAATAATGCAGAGAATTTAAATTTAGGAGAATTAGTTTTATCTAATAAAAATGATAGTTCAGCAACAATTAGTGCTGTTGAAAATAGTGCTAATTATAAGGGTTCTGTTAATATTGCATATACTGTTAAAAAGGAAAATACAGAACAACCTGAAAATATAATAAATTTATCAGAGCATATTAAAACTTCTGAATTAGGTGAGTTAAAAGATGCAAAAACAATTACAATTTTAGAAGAATTAAAGAATAAGAATAAAGATTTACATGTTGATGAAGTTGAAGTAAAAAATATTACATCATCATCAGCTATAATTAAAACAATTTCTAATTCAAAACATTATAATCAATCACAAGTAGAAGTAAAATTTTATTTAAAAGATAATGCTGAAAAACCAAAACCTTCAAACGAAGCATTATTAGTTGGTTACTGATATGAATGAGGAGGAGCAAATCAACATAATGATCCTGTTAAACTTTTAGAAAGTTCAGAATTATTAAATAGTGCATATAATGTAATAGATGTTTCATTTTTATATACATGAGAACCATATGCAATGCCAACATTTGATCCATTTAGTCCACAAAGTAAAAGCAGAATTATAGACGCAATAAAAAAATTACAAAACGCTGGTAAAAAAGTAATTTTATCAATGGGTGGAGCAACTGGTGGAGAAATGAGATTTAAATCAGATCAAGTTGATCAATTAACTGCTACATTTGTTAAATATATGGATGAATATAATTTTGATGGAATAGATATTGATTGAGAAGGTGGAGTACTTGGAGATAGACAAAGTCAACAAACTACAATCTCAGCATTAAAAAAAGCAAAAGAAATACAAAACTCTAAGGGGAAAGAATTTTTAATTACTATGGCTCCAGAATTGCCATACTTAAAATATAATACCGAAGCTGGTTCACAAGGAAGTTATATTCCTTTCTTAAAAGGACTTGAAGGTATATATGATTTTATCAATCCTCAATACTATAATGGTTGAGCATTTGGTCCATTTGTTGATCAAGAAGAAAAAGACTATTTAGGAATAAATACATCATACATTTCAAATGATGATGTTGAATATAGAGGAGAATTTTATTACTTAGTAACAAAATATTTAACTACAAAAAAAAGTGCACAAAATGATTTCTATGAAAAAATACCAACAAATAAATTTGTTTTAGGAGCAGCAACTAATGAACCTGCAGGAAGAGGAGCAGCAACTAGAGAATCAATTTATAATGCACATGTATTACTAGAAAATGACAATATTTATATTCGTGGATTAATGACATGAGCTATAAATTATGATGCTGTATTTAATTGACAATTTGAAGCTTAATTCAAAGAAACATGAGGTCAAAAAAATAAATAAAATTATTGTTTAATTTAATAATAAAAATACAAGATTAGATCTTGTATTTTTTACTAATACTCTTAATTTGTCTTTTAATAAATATGAAAAACTGCTTATTACATTTTTTCTATTTAAAAAAATAAAAAAAATGTAAATTTAGACCTAAATTAGTATAAAATAATTTAGGTTGCTAGTTTCAACCGCACTTTTGTATGTAAAAAAGTAGTTTGAAAGATAACTCACATACAAGGCGAGTCTAGACTGGAGGAATAAAGATGTTCGCAATTATAAAAACAGGTGGAAAACAAATTAAAGTTTCAAAAGATGATGAAATCTATGTAGAAAAATTAGACATAGAAGAAGGTAAAAAAGTTATTTTTGATGAAATTTTAATGATAGATGGAACTGTAGGTTCTCCTTTAATTAAAGGAGCAGCAGTTATTGGAACTGTTGTTAAACAAGGTAAAGGAAAAAAACTTAGAGTTGTTAGATATCATCCTAAGAAAAATGTTAACAAAGTATATGGTCACAGACAACCATACACAAAAGTGAAAATTGAAGAGATTTCATTAAGTGGTACAAAAGCTATAACAAATACATCAACTGAATCAAAAACTGCAGTTGCTGTACAAAAAACTGCTTCTGCACCAAAAACAGCTTCAACTGGTACACCAAAAGCTGCACCAAAACCAAAAACAACTACTGGAGCACCAAAAGCTACAGCAGCAAAACCAAAAACAACATCAGCACCAAAAGCTGCACCAAAACCAAAAACTGGAGAATAGTAGATGGTAAAAGCTAAAATTGTTGAAAAAAACAATATAATAAATTCATTTGTAGTAAAGGGACATGCAAATTTTGATAAATTTGGTCAAGATATAGTGTGTGCTGGAATTACAGCAATAGTTTCTGGATCATTAAATGCTTTAGATATTAAGTTTAAAAATAATGTTGAACTTAATGTTAATGAAAATGAAATAAGTATAAAAGTTATAAAAAATGATGATTTATTAAATCATTTATTAGAATTTATGATTATACAGCTAGAAACTATAGAGGTTCAATACCCAAAGAATTTTAAAATAGAAAGGATGATTTAATATGCGTTTCTTATTAGGATTACAATATTTTGCTTCTAAAAAGGGAGTTGGTTCAACTAAAAACGGACGTGACTCAGAATCAAAACGTTTAGGAGCTAAAAAAGCAGATGGACAATTTGCTAATGCAGGTTCAATTATTTTCAGACAAAGAGGAACAAAAATCCATCCAGGTGCAAATGTTGGACGTGGTGGAGATGATACACTTTTTGCTTTAGTTTCAGGTATAGTTAAATATCAAAAATTTGGTAAAAACAGAACTAGAGCAGTAGTTATTCCACAAGAATCTAAATAATAATATAAGACCCCATTAGAGGGGTCTTTTTTAATAAAAATGGAGAAGATGTTAATGTTAATTTGATTATTTGTAGGATTTTTTTGCATAATCTTAATATTTCTAATTTTTTATACTTTTAAAATATATAAACTTAGAAATAAAGAAAATGATAAGAAAAATATAAAAAAAGATTTAGAAGAATTTAAAAAGGCTTTTCAGAATAATCCAGATAAAAAAGTTTTAATTAAACACTTGAATATAACTGAGTATTTTAATATTTTTCCATTTATGAGTGAATTTAAAGAAATCAAAAAATTATACTCCAATGAAGATTTAATAAAATCTCTGAGACATACTCAAGATAGTTTTTATAAATTTTGAGCGAATAAAGAGTTTGATCTTTTTATTATTTTTGAAAAACTTACAAAAGAAAAACTCATAATATTTTCATCAGAAGTTGTGATTAAAATTTATATGGAATTTTCAATAGAAATTTTTAATTTATTTAAAAATACTTTTATTCAAGAAATAATTCCCGCAACTATATGCAAATTTGAGAATAAAAATTATAAGAAATTAAAACCAAATATGATAAATGATTTTATAGATGAACAGTTTATGGAATTTTGTAAAAGAATGGATAAAATAATTCAAATTATTCAATCAGAGCTTTATGGTAAACAAAACGAAAAATATTCAGAAACACAAAATAATTTTAATGATGACAATGAACAAAAAATAAGTAAGGCATATAAAACTTTAGAAGTATTACCATTAGATTCAGATGATAAAATTAAAAAGGCATATTTAAAACTTGCAAAAACTTATCACCCTGATAAAAATAATACAGAATATGCAAAACAAAAAATGGTTGAAATAAATAATGCTTATGATATTGTTCAAAAAGATAGAAAGAAAGATTAAGGTAATTAAAAATGAATGTAGAAAAAAATGTATTACTTGGTCAATATTTTGATCAAGCTTTAGAAGAAACAAAAAAAATAGTGGCAATTCCTTCATATAGAAGAGATTTAACATATGGAGCACCTGTTCATGAAGATATTAAAAAAGTTTTAGAACATTGTATAAATTTATTAAAATCTTTTAATTTTGAAACATTTATAGCACCAGATCACAGATATGGTTATGCTGATTATGGAACTGGAGATAAATTATTTGGTATTATTTGTCACTTAGATGTTGTTCCAACTGGAAACATCGATGAGTGAGAAACTAATCCATTTGAACCAATTATTAAAGATGGAAAATTAATTGGTAGAGGAACTTTTGATGATAAAGGTCCTACAATGATGAACATTTTTGCTTTTAAATATTTAATTGACCATGGATTTAAACCAGATTATAAAATAAGATTTATTTTTGGAACAAGTGAAGAAACAAATTGAGAATGTATGGAAGCTTATGTTAAAAATGAACAATTATGTGATTTAGGATATGTTCCAGATGGACATTTCCCAGTTGTTTATGCTGAAAAATGAATTGCTGATATAGATTTAATTGGTAAATACAGTTCGGAATTTGAATTAAGTGGGGGAGAAGTTTACAATGCAGTAAACGATTTGGTTAAATACAAAGGACCAAAACAAGAAGAAATAGCTTCTTGATTAAAAGAAAACTCAATAGACTCATATGAAAATGATGGATATTTATTTGTTAAAGGTGTTTCAGCTCATGGAAGTTTACCATTTAAAGGTATATCAGCTTCAACTTGATTGTTAAAAGCAATTGATGCAAATGGATTAAAACATCCTTTAGCACAATTTGTTGCAAAATATGGACATTTAAACTTTGATATGAAAGAAATCTTTGGTGATTTAACTGATGAAACTGGTGATTTAACAGCATGTAATGGAATTGTAAATATTTCAAAAAGCGATTTTAGATTTACAATAAATTTTAGAATTCCTTGTACAAGAGATCCTAGAAAAGATGTTGTAGATGTATTAGAAAAATTTGTAAAAGACAAAGGTTTAGAGTTAAAATTATCTGCAATTGAAGATAGAGTTTATTTCCCAAAAGACAGTGATGTTGTAAAAAATATTATGGAAGTTTACAAAGAAGTTACTGGTGACTTAAATGCAGAACCAATTGCAATTGGTGGGGGAACATTTGCAAAATCAATGCCAAATATGATTGCTTTTGGAGCTGAGTTTGATTTAAATGAATCAACAATGCACGCTTACAATGAATATGTAAAAATTGATGATTTGAAAAAAATGATGGAAATTTATGCAAAATCATTGGTTAAATTAACAAAATTAAAATAGTATTTTAAATATAGAAAACTTAAAGAGACATATAATCTTTAAAGTTATAATAATAAAGTGACAACGTTCCCCCCAAATTGGGAACGTTTTTTTTTTTTTTTTTATCATTTTTTATTCATTCTAATTCTATCATTATTATAAAAGTCCAATCATGCTCATGCTATTTCCATACATTGATTAATGTTTTCAATATGACATGTTCTTATAGTTTCATCTTTTAAACGACCATGAAAACTTTCATGTTTACCATTATGATGAGGTGTTCCTGGTTTTGAATAGCTTCTAATAATTTGTAAATCATTACATAAACTTATGTAATCCAGAGAGGTATATTGATTTCCATTATCTGAATGTAATAATATTGAACCTAAATATTTTTTATTTTTATATGCCATTTCTACAGCTTCAAGAACAAAATCTGTTTTTTGATTATCAATTCTTTTAGATTTTCCTATTATTTCTCCAGTTAAATTATCTTGAACTGTGCAAATATAACCTTTTTTTGTTTTAACTGAAAATTCAGTTATATCACTAGTTCAAATATTTTCAAAACCAATTTCTTTTGCTTCTTTTAAATAATTCTTTCTAATAGTTTCGTTATATCTTTTAATCTCATGTTTAGATTGTTTCTTAATGTAATATGCAATATGATTAAATTTTTTAAATATACGTTCTAATTTTTTATGATTAATTCTGAAAGGGTCAATATAATTTAATTTAAAATATAGGGCTCATCTTTTAGCACTATAAGCACTAAGGAAATTATTCCTTTCAATTTCTGAAATAACTAAATTCATAATTCTTGTATCATCCAGGAAATTCATTAAAGTTTTATTTTTTTTATATGTTGATGTTCTATTAATATTTAAAATTTTACAAATCATTGTTCTATTGCTCTTGGTATTTATCAATAATTGTTGAACTATTTCTTTTTGGTTTTGGCCTTGGAGGCTCATTGCTTTTTTAAAATATCATTCTCCTTAATTAATTCCTTATTGTAATCAAATAGAATTCCTACAAACAGATCATTTGCCTTTTGAGATATACTGTAATCTATTTTATAAGGTAAACGAGTTTTTGAATCACCAATATCTGTATTTTTGTATTTGTTTATTATTGTTCCAATTGATCCTGTAGTTGAGTTAAATTTTAATGCTATTTCCTTTAGAGAATAACCATTCAAACTTAATTCAATAATTTTTTCTTTTTCTTCTTGAGTTCACTTTCTAAACTTTTGTCCTTTTTTTGCCATATACTTTATCCTTTTCTATTATTGTATAAAAATTGTTGCCTAAATGGGGGGAACATTCTGAGTAGAAAAAAAGTCAAAAATTTGACTTTTTTTTTTTTTTTTATAATCATTGGTATCAATTTGAATTGTTTATTTGTATTTTAATAGCTCTTTAAAAAGGAGGAAAATGAAAAAATTATTAAGTGTATTGGCAACAATTGGAGTTGTATCGTCATTTGCCACTAGTGCAGTTGCATGTGGTACAAAATCAGAAATTAAAAAACCTGATAAACCAGAAGAACCTAAAAATAATATTGCTCAAATTATTCGAAGATTTGAACAAGATGTAACAAAAATATGAACAGAACATTATGAAAAAGAAATTGCTTCTAATTTAATTACTGTGGAAGATGGAGAAACTAATTATAAATTTTTAAATAAAGAAAATATTCAAAAATTCTCAAAACCAGAAAATAAAGATAAATTAACAACTGAAGAAAAAAAACAATTTACAAATGATGTTGAAAAATTATTTAAAACTGAATTGTTAAAAAAGAAATTAAATGATCTTAAAAAAGTTAATGAATATAAAATAATTCTTGATGAAATAGATTCAGTTTTTGAACATGTTGAATTGGTATTTAATGATAATTTTGAAATTAATTCAGGAGAAATAGTTCCTGGCAGTTACATAGGAAATGTGATAGTTGACTATAAAGTTGTGACTCAATATAAAGGACTTAAAGATGTTGAGAAGTTTAAACAATCTGAAACGTTAAAGTATACTTAAACAGAAAATGAAACATTTAAAAAAGTTGGAGATGTAATGTATAAAAACATTAAAAAAGATATGTTTACTATAAAAGAAACACAAAAATATGTGAATTTAAAATGAAATGATATTAAAGGAACAAGTCCTGATTCTGATGCTTATTTAAGTTCAAATGCTCAGTTAAAAAAATATTACAATAGTAATGAAGATTTTCATCAAGCTTTATTGAACTTAATTAAAAATAAGTACTTTAAAGATGCTTTTTCATCATTAGATATTTCTTATAATCAAAAAAGTATTTATAAAAGTGATAATTTTGCAGAGACAAATAAGAAATATTTAATTGTAAACAATTTTGATGAGCAAAATGCTATAGTTGTAAATCAAGAAAAAGATAGAGAAAAGATATCAAAAATTCTTTTGGGAGAGCAAGATGTTATAAAAGATACTTTAAAAAAAGAAGTATTCAATTCATTAGCTTTACAAAGAAATAGAAAAAAATATGAAATTGCTCAAAATAAGTTTTTGAATAGTTTTTTAACAAGTATTGAAGTTGAAAATTATAAGTTAAGTGATAGTTATCTCTTAGCAATAGCAATGGGATATGCTGATTTTATTGGTCCTATTATTAAAATTGGAGAAAAAGAAAATTCTTATATGCATAAACTTCCTGATTTTAAATTAGCTATTTCTTATTCATTAAATGGTGAAAACGATGAAATTAGTGAATCACTTCTAAATCTATCATTGAACTTATTTAATGTTTATAAAAAAGTTTGAGGTCCTAATAAAGTAAACCAAGATAGTTATTTATTTAATATTAATTATGACCAAAAACGAGTTTGAGATAATTTTTGATATAATACTGTTTCATACTATGTTTATCAAAAAACTATAAATAATTTTTTAAATAGATATAGTGATTTTTATAATGAAAACTTAAAAAAAGAATTGAATGCATTAAATATAACAAAAAATGTTTTTGACAAAGAAAATATCATTTCATATAATTTTGGCTTTAGTTTCACTGACTCTAAAGAAATAAGACAAACATTTTTTACTAATGCTAATGCATCAGATAAATTCTTCTTAAAGTTTGAAAATTTTAAGTCAGATAGTAGTGGAAATAATTGAAGTAATGTACTTGAATATTTGAAATTTAATTTGTTTGGCATAATAGAAATGAAGATTTTTTTAAATAAAAATCTTAATGAAGCAATCTTCTTTTAAAAGTAGAGTTGAGTAAATCTATTTATATCTATTCTTTTATGTATATAGTTTTCTACTGTTATTTATAAATGTTTTTTTCATTCCCATTGATATAAATAAAGTGTTTTAATTCAAAACATTTTCTTAGATCTCGTTTAAGGACTATATTCTTTAAATAATAATTTATTGTAACCAATAATAACACCTATATATTTTATCTATTAGTTATTAATCTTAAGAAAGTTGAATTTCATATTTAAAGATAATGCTTAAAGGCATTATTTTTTGTTTAAAATATAATTCTAAAAAATGATATACTATACTTGTTTGTATATTTATTTTGGGTATGCAATCACATTTGGGAATTTTATATCCTAGTGCTTGTTAACTTTAATTAAACGAGTGGATATATTTAGAACTATAATGGAAGACTAACGAATAAAAATTAAGGAGGCCTTAAAAATGGCAAAAGATTTAACAAGAGAACAGTTATGAGATGCTGGAGCTCAATTTGGACACCAAACTAAACGTTGAAATCCAAAAATGAAACCATATATTTATGGAGCAAAAAATAAAAATCATATTATTGATTTACAACAAACAATTTGAAGATTAGAAGATGTTAAAAAATATGTTACTTCAATTGGACTAAAAAAAGAAAAAATTATTTTTGTTGGGACAAAAAGAAGTGCTAAAAATGCAGTTAAAGAAGCTGCATTAAGAAGTG includes these proteins:
- a CDS encoding lipoprotein, giving the protein MKKLLSVLATIGVVSSFATSAVACGTKSEIKKPDKPEEPKNNIAQIIRRFEQDVTKIWTEHYEKEIASNLITVEDGETNYKFLNKENIQKFSKPENKDKLTTEEKKQFTNDVEKLFKTELLKKKLNDLKKVNEYKIILDEIDSVFEHVELVFNDNFEINSGEIVPGSYIGNVIVDYKVVTQYKGLKDVEKFKQSETLKYT